One genomic region from Ptychodera flava strain L36383 chromosome 5, AS_Pfla_20210202, whole genome shotgun sequence encodes:
- the LOC139133065 gene encoding uncharacterized protein — translation MDFQDALQKSIHCFSPSLKLREKQVEALKSIYDGRDAMVVLPTGYGKSVIYQLLPYLLSCKQFGHCDTLRTVLVISPLNALILEQVQKLRAIGMKAASLDVKTKACSEDISEVELEETDDLKLIETGDIHVLFAHPEAIVSNKDGRSLLISRKYRENLVAVAVDEAHCCIDWGYDFRPDYSRLCVLASLFPNIPHLALTATATKKYEEAIVSSLCLQNPVRIRENPNRPNIIYEKYLRLPSQSGKESYSTILEPLAEDLKKRKLDFPLTFIYLPLEWCGYAYILFEHILGNDQFQPANAPCLPIYRLFNQYHAPQTAAMKSEILSSLMNSSSSLRVVFATVALGMGLDCQRVRQVIHIGVPKTIEFYFQETGRAGRDGSLARAILYYNKSDIALIRNVSTSMRKYCLSSVECLREILLNHFDFAKSLDDSPKHLCCSVCKISCTCISCSPGEDIEMEVV, via the exons ATGGATTTCCAGGACGCATTACAGAAATCAATACACTGTTTTTCCCCATCATTGAAGCTACGGGAAAAACAGGTGGAGGCCTTAAAAAGCATTTATGATGGCCGTGATGCTATGGTTGTGTTGCCGACGGGTTACGGGAAATCTGTAATATACCAGCTCTTGCCATATCTCTTGTCATGCAAGCAATTTGGTCACTGTGACACTTTGAGAACAGTGTTGGTGATTTCACCACTAAATGCTCTGATTTTGGAGCAAGTGCAAAAATTGCGAGCAATTGGTATGAAAGCAGCTTCCCTTGACGTGAAGACCAAAGCGTGTAGCGAAGATATTTCAGAAGTTGAGTTAGAAGAAACAGATGATCTGAAGCTAATCGAAACAGGAGATATCCATGTTTTATTTGCGCACCCTGAAGCAATTGTGTCTAACAAAGATGGGAGAAGTTTATTGATCTCAAGAAAATACCGGGAAAATCTAGTTGCTGTAGCTGTGGATGAAGCTCATTGTTGTATTGACTG GGGATATGACTTTCGCCCAGATTACTCTCGCCTCTGTGTTCTTGCTTCTTTGTTTCCAAATATTCCCCACCTGGCACTGACAGCTACTGCAACAAAAAAGTATGAAGAGGCCATAGTGTCATCCTTGTGTCTTCAAAATCCTGTGAGGATAAGGGAAAACCCAAACCGCCCTAATATCATCTACGAAAAGTACCTGCGTCTACCAAGCCAAAGCGGAAAAGAAAGTTATAGTACAATTTTAGAACCCCTAGCTGAAGATTTGAAGAAGAGAAAGTTAGATTTTCCATTGACATTTATCTATCTCCCATTAGAATGGTGCGGGTATGCATATATCTTGTTTGAACACATTCTTGGCAATGATCAGTTTCAGCCTGCCAATGCTCCATGTCTTCCTATATACAGACTATTCAACCAATATCACGCCCCACAAACAGCAGCAATGAAATCAGAAATTCTTTCTTCTCTCAtgaattcttcttcttctctgcGAGTCGTTTTTGCCACTGTAGCTCTTGGGATGGGTCTTGATTGTCAGCGGGTGAGGCAAGTGATCCATATTGGGGTACCGAAGACCATTGAGTTTTACTTTCAAGAAACAGGTAGGGCAGGGAGGGATGGTAGTTTAGCTAGGGCAATCTTATATTACAATAAATCAGACATAGCTTTAATCAGAAATGTATCTACATCAATGCGTAAATATTGCTTAAGTTCAGTTGAATGTTTGCGGGAAATTCTCTTAAAccattttgattttgcaaagtCTTTAGATGATTCACCCAAACATTTATGTTGTTCagtatgtaaaatttcatgtACATGCATATCATGTTCCCCAGGTGAAGATATTGAAATGGAAGTGGTCTAA